A single Actinomadura algeriensis DNA region contains:
- a CDS encoding FAD-binding oxidoreductase codes for MRPRDALGDALDALAKVCGDVRPGEPEEGVLGVEPAVVAAPATVGEAAEVMRVAAGHGLAVVPRGGETRLDWGTPPRRCDLIVDTRRLDRLVEHAAGDLVATAQAGTPLERLGEELAGKGQRLALDVPIPGSTVGGTIAAGAAGPLRTLYGTPRNLVIGLTIVRADGQVAKSGGKVVKNVAGYDLGRLFCGSYGTLGLIVEATFRLHPIPTAHAYVTCPVDGPDDAHEAVQALLHSPVVPSAIEYLSPGTVAVLLEGVPDGVGARAAQTVELLGGAARISEHAPEGWGRYPDGTVLLDVVAPPPALRDLLTALREAAPGTGAAVTWSGDGHGYVGLPPDDAPSVLAGVRAALARHKGGAVVGYAPQDVRGAVDVWGPVPALSLMRRVKDQFDPDHRLSPGRFTGGI; via the coding sequence ATGCGGCCCCGCGATGCGCTCGGCGACGCGCTGGACGCCCTGGCGAAGGTCTGCGGCGACGTCCGTCCGGGCGAACCGGAGGAGGGCGTGCTGGGCGTCGAGCCCGCCGTCGTCGCCGCGCCCGCGACGGTCGGCGAGGCCGCCGAGGTGATGCGGGTCGCCGCCGGGCACGGGCTGGCGGTCGTCCCGCGCGGCGGCGAGACGCGGCTGGACTGGGGGACGCCTCCGCGCCGCTGCGATCTGATCGTGGACACGCGGCGGCTGGACCGCCTGGTGGAGCACGCCGCAGGGGACCTCGTCGCCACCGCGCAGGCGGGGACGCCCCTGGAGCGGCTGGGCGAGGAACTCGCCGGTAAAGGACAGCGGCTCGCGCTGGACGTGCCGATCCCCGGTTCCACGGTCGGCGGGACGATCGCGGCGGGCGCGGCAGGGCCGCTTCGGACCCTTTACGGGACTCCACGGAATCTGGTCATCGGGCTCACGATCGTCCGGGCGGACGGTCAAGTGGCGAAGTCGGGCGGCAAGGTCGTCAAGAACGTCGCCGGATACGACCTCGGGCGCCTGTTCTGCGGCTCGTACGGAACGCTGGGGCTCATCGTCGAGGCCACGTTCCGTCTGCATCCGATCCCGACCGCTCATGCATACGTCACGTGTCCCGTGGACGGCCCAGACGATGCGCACGAGGCGGTGCAGGCGCTTTTGCATTCGCCCGTGGTGCCGAGTGCGATCGAGTACCTCTCCCCAGGGACGGTGGCCGTCCTGTTGGAGGGCGTCCCGGACGGTGTCGGCGCGCGCGCTGCGCAGACCGTAGAACTCCTGGGCGGCGCGGCAAGGATTTCGGAGCATGCGCCCGAAGGATGGGGCCGCTACCCGGACGGCACGGTCCTGCTCGACGTCGTCGCACCTCCGCCCGCGCTCCGCGACCTGCTCACCGCGCTGCGGGAGGCCGCGCCGGGGACGGGGGCGGCCGTGACATGGAGCGGAGACGGACACGGGTACGTGGGACTGCCGCCGGACGACGCACCGAGCGTGCTGGCCGGGGTGCGGGCCGCACTGGCCCGTCACAAGGGCGGCGCGGTCGTCGGGTACGCGCCGCAGGACGTGCGCGGCGCCGTCGACGTGTGGGGCCCGGTGCCGGCCCTGTCACTGATGCGGCGCGTCAAGGACCAGTTCGACCCCGATCACAGGCTGTCCCCCGGCCGCTTCACGGGAGGAATCTGA
- a CDS encoding FAD-linked oxidase C-terminal domain-containing protein, with product MEPELEALARRLNASLGPERIITDPVRLRTYECDGLTNHRCTPALVVLPDTAEQVAAVVRECAAAGVPYVARGSGTGLSGGALPRADGVLIVTSRMRRILEIDIPGQRAVVEPGVINVDVTRAVRPYGYYFAPDPSSQQICSVGGNVAENSGGAHCLKYGFTAHHVLACEVVTPDGEPVELSADGPGYDLLGVFVGAEGTLGITTKITVRLTRVPETVQTLLAAFGSIEAGGTAVSAIIGAGVVPAAIEMMDALSIEAAEAAVRCEYPPGAGAVLIVELDGPAAEVAAQFAQVERLCRDAGAFEIRVAADDAERALIWTGRKSAFAAVGRISPAYIVQDGVIPRTALPQVLARIDELSAESGVRVANVFHAGDGNLHPLVLFDDAEEGAGARAEEVSGAILDLCIEHGGSITGEHGVGVDKSRYMPRMFTDVDLDTMQMVRCGFDPKGLCNPGKVFPTPRLCGEVPGVRKGPHPFEGKADLF from the coding sequence ATGGAGCCGGAGCTGGAGGCGCTCGCGCGGCGCCTGAACGCGTCGCTGGGACCGGAACGGATCATCACCGACCCCGTGCGGCTGCGGACCTACGAGTGCGACGGGCTGACGAACCATCGGTGCACGCCCGCCCTCGTCGTCCTGCCCGACACGGCCGAGCAGGTCGCGGCGGTCGTCCGGGAGTGCGCGGCGGCGGGCGTCCCGTACGTGGCGCGCGGTTCGGGGACGGGCCTGTCGGGCGGGGCGCTCCCCCGCGCGGACGGCGTCCTGATCGTGACGTCGCGGATGCGGCGGATCCTGGAGATCGACATCCCTGGGCAGCGGGCGGTGGTGGAGCCCGGGGTGATCAACGTGGACGTGACGCGGGCCGTCCGGCCGTACGGGTACTACTTCGCGCCCGACCCGTCCAGCCAGCAGATCTGCTCGGTCGGCGGGAACGTCGCGGAGAACTCCGGCGGCGCGCACTGCCTCAAGTACGGGTTCACCGCGCATCACGTGCTGGCCTGCGAGGTGGTCACGCCGGACGGGGAGCCGGTGGAGCTGTCGGCGGACGGGCCGGGCTACGACCTGCTCGGCGTGTTCGTCGGCGCGGAGGGGACGCTCGGCATCACCACGAAGATCACCGTGCGGCTGACGCGGGTGCCCGAGACGGTGCAGACGCTGCTCGCGGCGTTCGGCTCGATCGAGGCGGGCGGGACGGCGGTGTCGGCGATCATCGGCGCGGGGGTCGTCCCGGCGGCGATCGAGATGATGGACGCGCTGTCGATCGAGGCGGCCGAGGCGGCGGTGCGGTGCGAGTACCCGCCGGGCGCGGGAGCCGTCCTGATCGTGGAGCTGGACGGCCCGGCGGCGGAGGTCGCGGCGCAGTTCGCGCAGGTCGAACGGTTGTGCCGGGACGCGGGCGCGTTCGAGATCCGGGTCGCGGCCGACGACGCCGAGCGGGCGCTGATCTGGACGGGCCGCAAGTCCGCGTTCGCCGCCGTGGGGCGGATCAGTCCCGCCTACATCGTCCAGGACGGGGTCATCCCCCGGACGGCCCTGCCGCAGGTCTTGGCACGGATCGACGAACTGTCGGCCGAATCGGGCGTGCGGGTCGCGAACGTCTTCCACGCGGGAGACGGCAATCTGCATCCGCTGGTGTTGTTCGACGACGCCGAAGAGGGTGCGGGCGCGCGCGCGGAGGAAGTGTCGGGCGCGATCTTGGATCTTTGCATCGAACACGGCGGGTCCATCACGGGCGAACACGGCGTGGGAGTGGACAAGTCCCGGTACATGCCGCGCATGTTCACCGACGTCGACCTGGACACCATGCAGATGGTGCGGTGCGGGTTCGACCCGAAGGGGCTTTGCAATCCCGGGAAAGTGTTCCCGACGCCGCGCCTGTGCGGAGAGGTTCCCGGAGTGCGCAAAGGGCCCCATCCGTTCGAGGGAAAGGCGGACCTGTTCTGA
- the aceB gene encoding malate synthase A: MGNEDGIEIAGPLGDRYEEILTPEALGLLAALQRELGGRRRELLGARAERQRRLSAGGTLDFLPETANVRADDSWRVADPAPGLEDRRVEITGPTDRKMTINALNSGAKVWLADFEDANTPLWNNMIEGQLNLRDALDRTIDFTDAKSGKSYALKGDGELATIVVRPRGWHMEEKHLLIDGEPMSGSLFDFGLYFFHCAQRQIDKGKGPYFYLPKMEAHQEARLWNDAFNLAQDHLNIPRGTIRATVLIETIPAAFEMEEILYELRDHSAGLNAGRWDYLFSVIKKFRDRGADFILPERNAITMTAPFMRAYTELLVRSCHKRGAHAIGGMAAFIPSRRDEAVNKVALEKVRGDKTRESGDGFDGSWVAHPDLVPICREVFDGVLGDEPNQRGRLREDVDVTAADLLNIKATPGDITEAGLRSNVDVALRYLATWLDGAGAVAIHNLMEDAATAEISRSQVWQWIYNGVSTAEGRKITKEWVEELLDEELAKIRAELGDAFNEPRYNQAVTLFKEVTLADDYSEFLTTPAYERMS; the protein is encoded by the coding sequence ATGGGCAACGAGGACGGCATCGAGATCGCCGGGCCGCTGGGCGACCGGTACGAGGAGATCCTGACGCCGGAGGCGCTCGGCCTGCTCGCCGCCCTGCAGCGCGAGCTGGGCGGCCGCCGCCGGGAGCTGCTCGGGGCCCGCGCCGAGCGGCAGCGCCGGCTGTCGGCGGGCGGGACGCTCGACTTCCTGCCCGAGACCGCGAACGTCCGGGCGGACGACTCGTGGCGCGTCGCCGACCCCGCGCCGGGGCTCGAGGACCGCCGCGTCGAGATCACCGGCCCGACGGACCGGAAGATGACTATCAACGCGCTGAACTCGGGCGCGAAGGTGTGGCTGGCCGACTTCGAGGACGCCAACACCCCGCTGTGGAACAACATGATCGAGGGGCAGCTCAACCTGCGGGACGCCCTCGACCGCACGATCGACTTCACCGACGCCAAGAGCGGCAAGTCGTACGCGCTCAAGGGCGACGGCGAGCTCGCGACGATCGTCGTCCGGCCGCGCGGCTGGCACATGGAGGAGAAGCACCTGCTGATCGACGGCGAGCCCATGTCCGGGTCGCTGTTCGACTTCGGCCTCTACTTCTTCCACTGCGCGCAGCGGCAGATCGACAAGGGCAAGGGCCCCTACTTCTACCTGCCGAAGATGGAGGCCCACCAGGAGGCGCGGCTCTGGAACGACGCCTTCAACCTGGCCCAGGACCACCTGAACATCCCGCGCGGCACGATCCGCGCGACCGTCCTGATCGAGACGATCCCGGCCGCGTTCGAGATGGAGGAGATCCTCTACGAGCTGCGCGACCACTCGGCGGGCCTGAACGCCGGCCGCTGGGACTACCTGTTCTCGGTCATCAAGAAGTTCCGCGACCGCGGCGCCGACTTCATCCTGCCCGAGCGCAACGCGATCACGATGACCGCGCCGTTCATGCGGGCCTACACCGAGCTGCTGGTGCGCAGCTGCCACAAGCGCGGGGCGCACGCCATCGGCGGCATGGCGGCGTTCATCCCGTCCCGCCGGGACGAGGCGGTCAACAAGGTCGCGCTGGAGAAGGTGCGGGGCGACAAGACGCGCGAGTCCGGCGACGGGTTCGACGGCTCGTGGGTGGCGCACCCCGACCTGGTCCCGATCTGCCGCGAGGTCTTCGACGGCGTCCTGGGCGACGAGCCGAACCAGCGCGGCCGGCTCCGCGAGGACGTCGACGTCACCGCCGCCGACCTGCTCAACATCAAGGCGACGCCCGGCGACATCACCGAGGCGGGCCTGCGCAGCAACGTCGACGTGGCGCTGCGCTACCTGGCCACCTGGCTGGACGGAGCGGGCGCGGTCGCCATCCACAACCTGATGGAGGACGCGGCCACCGCGGAGATCTCCCGCTCGCAGGTGTGGCAGTGGATCTACAACGGCGTCTCCACCGCCGAGGGCCGCAAGATCACCAAGGAGTGGGTGGAGGAGCTGCTGGACGAGGAGCTCGCCAAGATCCGCGCCGAGCTGGGCGACGCGTTCAACGAGCCCCGCTACAACCAGGCCGTGACCCTGTTCAAGGAGGTCACGCTGGCCGACGACTACTCCGAGTTCCTCACCACCCCCGCCTACGAGCGGATGAGCTGA
- the hflX gene encoding GTPase HflX — MTQLFTADQTTDELEPMTGQLDLEDRRALRRVAGLSTELTDVTEVEYRSLRLERVVLVGVWTDGTAEAAENSLRELALLAETAGSEVLEGLVQRRSRPDPATYIGSGKAAELRDVVIATGADTVICDGELAPSQLRHLEETVQVKVIDRTALILDIFAQHAKSREGKAQVELAQLDYLLPRLRGWGGNLSRQVGGRAAGGVGIGGRGPGETKIELDRRRIRTRMAKLRRQIAEMSKSRDTKRGGRRRHEVPAVAIAGYTNAGKSSLLNRLTGAGVLVENALFATLDPTVRRAETPGGRAYTLADTVGFVRHLPHQLVEAFRSTLEEVSDAGLVLHVVDGSDPDPEAQIDAVREVLREIDAQDVPEIIVINKADAADELAIARLRRREPNSVVVSAHTGFGIEELREAIEAGLPGLEAELHVLVPYERGDLVAQVHERGEVLKQEHVAEGTMLHARVPEDLAAELARFEAASA, encoded by the coding sequence ATGACTCAACTTTTCACTGCAGACCAGACCACGGACGAGCTCGAGCCGATGACCGGCCAGCTCGACCTCGAGGACCGGCGGGCGCTGCGCCGCGTCGCCGGACTGTCCACCGAGCTGACCGACGTCACCGAGGTCGAATACCGTTCCCTGCGGCTGGAGCGGGTCGTCCTGGTGGGCGTCTGGACCGACGGCACCGCCGAGGCCGCCGAGAACTCCCTGCGCGAGCTGGCGCTGCTCGCCGAGACGGCCGGCTCCGAAGTGCTCGAAGGACTCGTGCAGCGCCGTTCCCGGCCCGACCCGGCCACCTACATCGGCTCCGGCAAGGCCGCGGAGCTGCGCGACGTCGTCATCGCCACCGGCGCCGACACCGTCATCTGCGACGGCGAGCTCGCCCCCAGCCAGCTGCGGCACCTGGAGGAGACCGTCCAGGTCAAGGTCATCGACCGGACGGCCCTGATCCTGGACATCTTCGCCCAGCACGCCAAGAGCCGCGAGGGCAAGGCGCAGGTCGAGCTGGCCCAGCTCGACTACCTGCTGCCCCGCCTGCGCGGCTGGGGCGGCAACCTGTCCCGGCAGGTCGGCGGCCGCGCCGCCGGCGGCGTCGGGATCGGCGGCCGCGGCCCCGGTGAGACCAAGATCGAACTGGACCGGCGGCGGATCCGCACCCGGATGGCCAAGCTGCGCCGCCAGATCGCCGAGATGTCCAAGTCGCGCGACACCAAGCGCGGCGGGCGGCGCCGCCACGAGGTGCCCGCCGTCGCCATCGCCGGCTACACCAACGCGGGCAAGTCGTCCCTTCTCAACCGGCTCACCGGCGCCGGAGTCCTGGTGGAGAACGCCCTGTTCGCCACCCTCGACCCCACCGTCCGGCGCGCCGAGACCCCCGGCGGCCGCGCCTACACGCTGGCCGACACCGTCGGGTTCGTCCGGCACCTGCCGCACCAGCTCGTCGAGGCGTTCCGCTCGACGCTGGAGGAGGTGTCCGACGCGGGGCTCGTCCTGCACGTCGTGGACGGCTCCGACCCCGACCCGGAGGCGCAGATCGACGCCGTCCGGGAGGTCCTGCGGGAGATCGACGCCCAGGACGTCCCCGAGATCATCGTGATCAACAAGGCGGACGCCGCGGACGAGCTCGCGATCGCCCGGCTGCGGCGGCGCGAGCCGAACAGCGTCGTCGTCTCCGCCCACACCGGGTTCGGCATCGAGGAACTGCGCGAGGCGATCGAGGCCGGGCTGCCCGGCCTCGAGGCCGAACTGCACGTGCTCGTCCCGTACGAGCGGGGCGACCTGGTCGCGCAGGTCCACGAGCGCGGCGAGGTGCTCAAGCAGGAGCACGTCGCCGAGGGCACGATGCTGCACGCGCGGGTCCCCGAAGACCTCGCCGCGGAACTCGCCCGGTTCGAGGCCGCCTCGGCCTGA
- the hutI gene encoding imidazolonepropionase — translation MTVRLLTNIGRLWTGTDVCSNAAVLIHDDRIVWAGPASDLPQSIPGVIDDIVDVDHVENLGGGLVTPGLIDAHAHPVYAGNRWAELAMRTSGSSHSAIAAAGGGVNSTVTVTRGTDPWTLCNGVRERLRQWIIAGTTTVEAKTGYHLTRDGELADIRMLRSLESEPSMPRIHATFLAAHILPPEFFGRRRDYIEAVRLWAGDAAVAGADSIDVYCDEGHFTAEEARALLLTGKRAGLKARMHACANERVGAAQVAAEVGCASADLLTQANDDDIKALAHAGVTATVCPGSALNSSRAPAPVRQMLDRGVTVALGTDHNPGQCGITSMPLVIGLAVAMFGLSVTEALRAATLGGAAALRYGDRGSLAPGMLADIVLWDADHEGAFAWAFGLRAHRVWRGGVPVQP, via the coding sequence ATGACGGTACGGCTGTTGACGAACATCGGCAGGCTCTGGACGGGCACCGACGTCTGCAGCAACGCCGCCGTGCTCATCCACGACGACCGGATCGTCTGGGCCGGCCCCGCGTCCGACCTCCCGCAGAGCATCCCCGGCGTCATCGACGACATCGTCGACGTCGACCACGTGGAGAACCTCGGCGGCGGTCTCGTCACCCCCGGGCTCATCGACGCCCACGCCCACCCCGTCTACGCGGGGAACCGCTGGGCCGAACTCGCCATGCGCACCAGCGGCTCGTCCCACTCGGCCATCGCGGCGGCGGGCGGCGGCGTCAACTCGACCGTCACCGTCACCCGCGGCACCGACCCCTGGACCCTGTGCAACGGCGTCCGCGAACGCCTCCGCCAGTGGATCATCGCCGGGACCACCACCGTCGAGGCCAAGACCGGCTACCACCTCACCCGCGACGGCGAACTCGCCGACATCCGGATGCTGCGCTCCCTCGAGTCCGAGCCGTCGATGCCGCGCATCCACGCGACGTTCCTCGCCGCGCACATCCTCCCGCCGGAGTTCTTCGGCCGCCGCCGCGACTACATCGAGGCCGTCCGCCTCTGGGCCGGCGACGCCGCCGTCGCCGGCGCCGACAGCATCGACGTCTACTGCGACGAGGGCCACTTCACCGCCGAAGAGGCCCGCGCCCTCCTGCTCACCGGCAAGCGCGCCGGGCTGAAGGCCCGCATGCACGCCTGCGCCAACGAGCGCGTCGGCGCCGCCCAGGTCGCCGCCGAGGTCGGCTGCGCCTCCGCCGACCTGCTCACCCAGGCCAACGACGACGACATCAAGGCGCTCGCCCACGCCGGCGTCACCGCCACCGTCTGCCCCGGCAGCGCCCTCAACAGCAGCCGCGCCCCCGCGCCCGTCCGGCAGATGCTCGACCGCGGCGTCACCGTCGCCCTCGGCACCGACCACAACCCCGGCCAGTGCGGCATCACCTCCATGCCCCTGGTCATCGGCCTCGCCGTCGCCATGTTCGGCCTCAGCGTCACCGAGGCGCTGCGCGCCGCCACCCTCGGCGGCGCCGCCGCCCTCCGCTACGGCGACCGCGGCTCCCTCGCCCCCGGCATGCTCGCCGACATCGTGCTGTGGGACGCCGACCACGAGGGCGCCTTCGCATGGGCCTTCGGTCTCCGCGCCCACCGCGTGTGGCGAGGCGGCGTTCCCGTCCAGCCCTGA
- a CDS encoding ComEA family DNA-binding protein, translated as MKASDRLQALVDRVRVPAAPPQEPPAARLHAAPDRPGVRALVIVAVIAAVVAAGYLWASRPRPQAAPAADANAATLAAGPSGPSSPHLSGPAGPDVSAAPSGTVVVHVLGKVRDPGVITLPAGSRVAEAIKAAGGVRRGAKTGPLNLARKVVDGEQIPVGVPAPTPPPGAPSPAASSGGGAPVSLNTATVEQLDDLPGVGPVLAARIIEYRTANGGFRSVEQLQDVNGIGAARFADLKSRVRL; from the coding sequence ATGAAAGCGTCCGACCGTCTGCAGGCACTCGTCGATCGGGTTCGGGTCCCGGCCGCGCCCCCGCAGGAACCGCCCGCCGCCCGCTTACACGCGGCGCCCGACCGTCCGGGCGTCCGCGCGCTCGTCATCGTCGCGGTGATCGCCGCCGTGGTGGCCGCCGGATACCTGTGGGCGTCCCGCCCGCGTCCGCAGGCCGCACCGGCGGCGGACGCGAACGCCGCGACGCTCGCCGCCGGCCCGAGCGGGCCGAGCAGCCCGCACCTGAGCGGCCCGGCCGGCCCGGACGTGTCCGCGGCCCCCTCCGGCACGGTCGTCGTCCACGTCCTCGGCAAGGTGCGCGACCCGGGCGTGATCACCCTCCCGGCGGGTTCCCGCGTCGCCGAGGCGATCAAGGCGGCCGGAGGCGTGCGGCGAGGCGCGAAGACCGGCCCCCTCAACCTCGCCCGCAAGGTCGTGGACGGAGAGCAGATCCCGGTGGGCGTCCCCGCCCCGACGCCCCCGCCCGGCGCGCCGAGCCCCGCGGCGTCAAGCGGCGGGGGCGCCCCCGTGAGCCTGAACACCGCCACGGTCGAGCAGCTCGACGATCTGCCGGGCGTGGGCCCGGTCCTCGCCGCCCGCATCATCGAGTACCGCACCGCGAACGGCGGCTTCCGCTCCGTCGAGCAACTCCAGGACGTCAACGGCATCGGCGCCGCCCGCTTCGCCGATCTCAAGTCACGGGTGCGACTTTGA
- a CDS encoding ComEC/Rec2 family competence protein, with protein MIHDLRLVLPALAAWLTAAVAIGVAPAVSYTLAAAAAVAALVVLAPRRAGTAPRPLIAGAVLACAAASAIGVALRATAVGTGPVPDLARAGRTATAEAVVTGDPQVSRSSRRTITVRARVETVRRTDVRVPVLLIAHDRRWLDLVPSQRVRFAGRFREPRGDRLLAAVALVRGAPSVLSPPSGVQRAAETVRARLRAATDDLPPGQRGVLPAMVVGDTSRIPPDLADDFRTAGLTHLLVVSGANLAIVIGAVVGLCRLAGLGRRRAPPLAALAVCAFVVVARPEPSVLRATVMGVVGLLALFTGRRRQGLPALAAAVLLLVLIDPALARSYGFALSVTATAGLLVLAPPWRDRLARRLPGPLADALAVAAAAQTAVAPILVMLSGEVGVVSVFANLLAAPAVAPATLLGALAAVIAPFWLPPARLLARPAGLAVGWIIGIARVTAELPYATVPWLAGGLGALTLLAAAGAVLLVLRSARMRLLLAALLTGILLAVIALRATAPGWPPPGWRLVACDVGQGDAVVLSAGPGRAVVVDTGPDPGAVDACLDRLRISDVPLLVITHPHADHVDGTPGVRAGRTVRRVLTTPRTSGRAGRLARGVPARPALTGQRWSVGDLTLAVIAPLATGPPLSRADDGSTINNASIVLVARSPGFSALLAGDIEADAQRALAGSVPPVQVLKVPHHGSRSQDARFLAAARASIALISVGRDNDYGHPSPTTLDLLRHLHVRIHRTDREGDIAVIPTSTGIATVSRK; from the coding sequence ATGATCCACGATCTGCGGCTCGTCCTGCCCGCCCTGGCGGCATGGCTCACTGCCGCCGTCGCCATCGGGGTCGCCCCGGCCGTGTCCTACACCCTGGCCGCCGCCGCGGCGGTCGCCGCCCTCGTCGTCCTGGCGCCCCGCCGGGCCGGGACGGCACCGCGCCCGCTCATCGCCGGGGCCGTGCTCGCCTGTGCCGCCGCCTCCGCGATCGGCGTCGCGCTGCGCGCCACCGCGGTCGGCACCGGTCCGGTGCCCGACCTCGCGCGCGCCGGGCGCACCGCGACCGCCGAGGCCGTCGTCACCGGAGACCCGCAGGTGAGCCGATCGTCACGGCGGACGATCACGGTCCGGGCGCGCGTCGAGACCGTGCGGCGCACCGACGTCCGCGTACCGGTGCTGCTCATCGCGCACGACCGCCGCTGGCTCGACCTCGTCCCCAGCCAGCGGGTGCGGTTCGCGGGCAGGTTCCGGGAACCCCGCGGAGACCGCCTGCTGGCGGCCGTGGCGCTCGTGCGCGGCGCACCGTCCGTCCTGTCCCCGCCGTCGGGGGTGCAGCGCGCCGCCGAGACCGTCCGCGCCAGGCTGCGCGCGGCCACCGACGACCTTCCGCCCGGGCAGCGCGGGGTGCTGCCCGCCATGGTGGTCGGCGACACGTCCCGGATCCCGCCCGACCTCGCCGACGACTTCCGGACGGCGGGCCTCACCCACCTCCTCGTCGTGTCCGGCGCGAACCTCGCGATCGTGATCGGCGCGGTGGTCGGCCTGTGCCGCCTCGCCGGGCTCGGCCGCCGTCGCGCGCCGCCCCTGGCCGCCCTCGCGGTCTGCGCGTTCGTCGTCGTGGCACGGCCGGAGCCGAGCGTGCTGCGCGCCACCGTCATGGGCGTCGTCGGCCTGCTCGCCCTGTTCACCGGACGGCGCAGGCAAGGGCTGCCGGCGCTCGCCGCGGCGGTCCTCCTGCTGGTCCTGATCGACCCTGCGCTGGCGCGCTCCTACGGGTTCGCGCTGTCGGTGACGGCGACCGCGGGCCTGCTCGTCCTCGCGCCGCCCTGGCGCGACCGGCTCGCCCGTCGCCTGCCGGGCCCGCTGGCGGACGCCCTCGCGGTCGCGGCCGCGGCCCAGACCGCCGTCGCCCCGATCCTCGTCATGCTGTCCGGAGAGGTGGGCGTCGTCTCGGTGTTCGCGAACCTGCTGGCCGCGCCGGCCGTCGCACCGGCCACGCTGCTCGGCGCGCTCGCCGCGGTCATCGCACCGTTCTGGCTCCCGCCCGCCCGGCTCCTGGCCCGCCCCGCGGGCCTCGCCGTCGGCTGGATCATCGGGATCGCGCGCGTCACCGCCGAACTCCCGTACGCGACGGTGCCCTGGCTCGCGGGCGGACTCGGCGCGCTCACCCTCCTGGCCGCGGCGGGGGCGGTCCTGCTCGTCCTGCGCAGCGCCCGCATGCGCCTGCTCCTGGCCGCGCTCCTCACCGGGATCCTGCTCGCGGTGATCGCCCTGCGGGCGACGGCCCCCGGCTGGCCCCCTCCCGGCTGGCGGCTGGTGGCCTGCGACGTCGGGCAGGGCGACGCGGTCGTGCTGTCCGCCGGGCCCGGCCGCGCCGTCGTGGTCGACACGGGCCCCGACCCCGGGGCCGTCGACGCCTGCCTCGATCGCCTGCGGATCTCGGACGTCCCGCTCCTCGTCATCACCCACCCGCACGCCGATCACGTCGACGGGACGCCCGGCGTCCGTGCCGGCCGCACCGTCCGGCGGGTGCTCACCACCCCGCGCACGTCCGGCCGCGCGGGCCGCCTGGCCCGCGGCGTCCCGGCCCGTCCCGCGCTTACCGGCCAGCGGTGGAGCGTCGGCGACCTCACCCTCGCGGTCATCGCCCCGCTCGCGACCGGCCCGCCCCTCTCCCGCGCCGACGACGGCAGCACGATCAACAACGCGAGCATCGTCCTCGTCGCGCGCAGTCCGGGATTCAGCGCGCTCCTCGCGGGCGACATCGAGGCGGACGCCCAGCGCGCCCTCGCGGGCAGCGTGCCGCCCGTTCAGGTCCTGAAGGTCCCGCACCACGGGTCCCGAAGCCAGGACGCCCGCTTCCTGGCGGCGGCGCGAGCCTCCATCGCGCTCATCTCCGTCGGCCGCGACAACGACTACGGCCACCCGTCACCCACGACCCTCGACCTCCTGCGCCACCTGCACGTCCGCATCCACCGCACCGACCGGGAAGGAGACATCGCCGTGATCCCCACGTCCACGGGCATCGCCACCGTGTCCCGCAAATGA
- the holA gene encoding DNA polymerase III subunit delta encodes MLLGVSVEPIILVVGDEELLAERAVGEVVASVRAGDPETEVIDLAPGGLEPGRISELTSPSLFGGGKVLVIRSAQDLGKDLTAEVLKYAETPADDVVLVALHPGGAKGKALVDGLTKLKARKITCPKVTKVGERVDFVRAEIRNAGGKISADGARGLIDAVGNDLRELAAACSQLVADTGGKIDDAAVARYYRGRAEVSGFTVADKAIEGQLADALEQLRWALATGVPPVLIVSALAQGVRGLAKVGGAPRGARGASLAKDLGMPPWKIERVQKQLRSWSADGVARAMTVVAEADAAVKGAAADPAYALEKTVAQIVAARG; translated from the coding sequence ATGCTGCTTGGTGTGTCCGTAGAGCCCATCATCCTGGTCGTCGGTGACGAAGAACTGCTGGCCGAGCGCGCGGTCGGCGAGGTCGTGGCGTCCGTGCGTGCGGGGGACCCGGAGACCGAGGTGATCGATCTCGCGCCCGGGGGGCTGGAGCCCGGACGGATTTCGGAGCTGACCTCGCCGTCGCTGTTCGGCGGCGGGAAGGTCCTCGTCATCCGGTCGGCGCAGGACCTCGGCAAGGACCTGACCGCGGAGGTGCTGAAGTACGCCGAGACCCCGGCCGACGACGTGGTGCTCGTGGCCCTGCATCCCGGCGGTGCCAAGGGCAAGGCGCTGGTGGACGGGCTGACGAAGCTCAAGGCGCGAAAGATCACGTGCCCGAAGGTCACGAAGGTGGGCGAGCGGGTCGACTTCGTCCGGGCCGAGATCCGCAACGCGGGCGGCAAGATCTCGGCGGACGGTGCGCGCGGCCTGATCGACGCCGTCGGGAACGACCTCCGGGAGCTGGCGGCGGCGTGCAGCCAGCTCGTCGCCGACACGGGCGGGAAGATCGACGACGCGGCGGTGGCCCGGTACTACCGGGGACGGGCCGAGGTCAGCGGGTTCACGGTCGCCGACAAGGCCATCGAGGGGCAGCTGGCCGACGCTCTCGAACAGCTGCGGTGGGCGCTCGCGACGGGTGTGCCGCCGGTCCTGATCGTCAGCGCGCTCGCCCAGGGCGTCCGAGGGCTGGCCAAGGTCGGCGGCGCGCCGCGGGGCGCGCGGGGCGCGTCCCTCGCGAAGGACCTCGGCATGCCGCCGTGGAAGATCGAACGTGTGCAGAAGCAGCTGCGGTCCTGGTCGGCGGACGGTGTGGCGCGCGCGATGACGGTCGTGGCCGAGGCGGACGCGGCCGTCAAGGGCGCCGCCGCCGACCCCGCGTACGCGCTGGAGAAGACCGTCGCGCAGATCGTCGCCGCCCGCGGCTGA